Genomic DNA from Candidatus Cloacimonadota bacterium:
ACTGATTGCAGCGATGGACATAGTGTTGATGACAATCGCGAGCTTCTCCTTCATGGTTTCGATAGACTTGCGGCTCACACTATTGGCGATCATTCCAATGCCGATTCTATCGATAACCATTGCCTACTTCGGAAAGAAAATGCATAAGCGCTTTACATTGGTACAAGCCAGTTTTGCCACCATGAGTGGGAAAATACAGGAGAGCATTTCCGGCATCCGCATCGTGAAAGCCTTTGGTCAGGAAAAGACCGAATTGGAAAGGATCGATGAAGTAGGCAAAGACTTCATGAATCAAAACATCTCCATGGCAAAGATCGCAGGCTTCTTTCATCCTTTCCAAGGTTTCATAATAGCATGTTCGATGATCATCACCCTTTATTTCGGTGGTCGCGCTGCGATTCGGGGAGACATCACTATAGGCGGGTTCATTGCTTTCTTCCAGTATTTGGGTATGTTGGTATGGCCAATGATCGCCATTGGCTGGATCGTGGATATGTATCAGCGTGGAACAGCTTCATTGAAACGCTTGAACGAAATCTTTGAAGTGGTTCCGGAAATTGATGACAAGCTTGCCAATCCCAGCATACAAAAGCTGGAAGGCAACATCACGGTAAAGAACTTCAGCTTCCGCTATGCCGAGGATCTTCCGCTGATATTCAAAGATATATCATTTGGCATCGAAGCTGGTAAAACCCTTGCCATCGTGGGCCCCACCGGCTGTGGCAAGACCAGTCTGATAGAGCTTTTGGTGCGCATCTACAATCCGCCCAAGAACAGCATATACATAGACGAAAATGAAATCTACCGCATACCGCTGGAAGTACTGCGCCGGGACATGGTGCTGGTACCTCAGGACATATTCCTCTTTAGCGATACGATTGCCAACAACATCCGCCTGGGCAATCCCTCCAAACCCATGGAAGCGGTATATACAGCGGCAAAAATCGCCAGTGTGTACGAAGAGATCATGGATTTTGATCATCAGTTTGACACCATGGTTGGTGAACGCGGCATCACCCTTTCCGGAGGGCAGAAACAACGCGTGGCAATCTCCAGAGCACTGTTGACCGATCCTCAGATCTTGATTTTGGACGACGCTCTCTCGGCAGTGGATACCAAGACCGAACGTCAGATATTGGAATGCCTCATCCAGGCCAGACGCGGCAAAACCACCATCATCATCGCCCACCGCATCTCCTCCATCCAACATGCGGACAGAATCATCGTGCTCGCCGACGGTGTGATCAAAGAACGCGGCAACCACGATTCTCTGCTGCGTGCCGGCGGAATTTATCGCGATCTGTATGAGAAACAGCGCATCCGGGCAAAACTGGAAGACGAGGAGGCAGGACAATGATGCACGGTCAAGGACATGGCGGAGTTAGCAGCGACGAGATAAAAGGGAAAATCTACGATCGCCGATTGTACGGCAAAATGGCACATTATCTGAAGCCCTATCTGAAATGGGTAATCATCTCCTTTCTAGTGCTAATGCTGGTCACTTTGGCAGAATTGATATTACCACTGATCCAATCCACCGCTATCGACGATCATATAGTATCCGACAGAAGCATCGCTATCTTCAGTGATGATGCGATGTACGAAAACTTCATGGATCGCTACAAGGTTCTGAAGCTGAAAGAATACAGTCATAATAATGTACATTTTGTGGTGATCTCTGCGGAAGACAGGAACAAGATGGACCACCCATACCTGGAAAGTCTGGAAGAACAGGGCTACATAAGCCCACATACAGTATATCTTGTGGATGACAATCCCACAAACGAAGCATTGCTTTCGAAATACATGGAGCAGGATGAGAATCCCGAGGACGGCATCCAGGAGCTGGCAGGGTTTTTCCGCATTGGTGACAGTAAGATAGCCGTTTCACGGGATAAAATGATGGAGCTCCCCCGCAACGAGCGTTTAAAAGTGCGACAAGATTCCTCCACCGCTCTGCTCTGGCTGTCGCTGCTGTTCCTGGGCATCATCATCATCCGTTTTATCAGCGGTTATATACAGGCAGTGATGACCACCACTTTCGCTCAAAAAGCGATAAACGATTTGCGTCACGATGTTTATGCCCATTTACAAAAGATGCCAACCCAATTCTTTGACAAAAATCCCGTGGGGCGCTTGGTTACCAGGGTAACAAACGATATCCGCGCCATCGATGAAATGCTGGCTTCCGGCGTGATTACCATCATCCAGGATATAATTCTGATTATCGCTATCGTGGCGCTGATGCTGGTTCTAAATTGGCAGCTTGCGTTGGTGAGCATGACGATCCTACCGCTGGTGATCTGGGTCATCGCTATCTTTAGGAGCAAGACCAGAGTGCTGTATCGCGAAGTCCGCAAGTATCTGGCACAGCTCAATGCTACGCTGGCAGAACACATCGCCGGCCAGAAGATAATCCAGCTCTTCAATCAATATAGCAACAAGCGCGATGAGTTTTCCAGTATCAATCAGACCTACTTTCTTACTTCCATGAAGCAATTGAAGCTCTTCGCATTTTTCCGGCCGGTGATCCACGTATCTTCACAGATCGCCGTAGGCATCATCATTTGGTATGGTGGTGGGCAGATATTACACAACGCCATCACAATCGGTTTGCTGATGGCATTCACCCAATATATCAGAAAGCTGTTTGAGCCCATCAACGATTTTAGCGAGAAGTTCAACGTACTGCAAGGTGCTTTGGCAAGTGCAGAACGTATATTTGACCTGATGGAATTGGAGCCGGACGATTATCGGGAGCATTTGGTGACCGGCAAGAAACTGGAAGGCGAGATCGAATTTCAAAACGTGTGGCTGGCATATAATGATGAAGAATGGGTGCTCAAAGACATCAGCTTCAAGATCGCCCCAGGCGAGAAGATCGCATTGGTAGGGCATACCGGCAGCGGCAAGACCTCCATCGTGAACTTGATCTTGGGGATGTATCCTTATCAAAAGGGGCGCATCCTGATCGATGGCAAGGAACTGAAAGATTATGGTCTGAAGGATATCCGTTCCAATGTAGGCATCGTACAGCAGGATGTATTCATCTTTAGCGGAAACATCAGCGAAAACATAGCTCTGAACAATACAGATATGAGCAAGGACGAGATTCGCCAGGTGGCAACCTATGTAAACGCAGATAAATTCATAAGCCAGCTACCACACAAATATGATGAACCTGTGATGGAACGCGGTGCCACTCTTTCCACCGGACAGCGTCAACTGATCGCATTTGCGCGGGTATTGGCATACAATCCATCCATCTTTATTCTGGATGAAGCGACCAGCAACATCGACACCGAGACTGAGCTATTGATCCAGGATGCTTTGGAGAAGATCATCAAGGATCGTACCTCCATCATTATAGCACACCGGCTTTCCACCATTCAACATGTGGATCGTATAATTGTATTGCACAAAGGTAAGATAGTGGAAGAGGGATCTCATTTTGAGCTCCTGGACAAAAAAGGCTTGTATTATGACCTTTACAGGTTGCAGTACACCTAATGTAAAGTAGTATATATAGAGTGATTTCTGCAGATTGCTAAAAAACATTGACAGAATCAGGCAATCTGCATATATTGCCAACTATGGAATAATCCCTTGATCTATAGGAGGATCAATGAAAAAACATTGGCTTGTTATATTGGCGCTAATGCTGCTGGTAAGTAGTGCTTTTGCCTACGAAGTAGTAGCCTATCAGGAAGACTTTGAATCCGACCTTGACGGCTGGGTTTTGTACGATGGTACTGAGAGCCCGAACAATTGGCATATTTATGACGATGGTGGCACTCAGGGCAACTCATGGTGGATGGGCGATCCCGCTCTGGCATCCGGAACCAACATCGGTGGTTACTACGATCACCAGTACCTCGTGTTGGATACTCCGGCCCGCACACTGAGCGCGGCAAATGCAACCTTAACTTTCAAGATGAAACTTGGTTTGGAAGATGTTGGCGGTACTGGTGACTACAACGGCTGGGACTCTGCAAACATCCGTGTTTCAACCGATAACGGCGCAACATGGACAGTGATTGCCGGCACTCCTGCATATCACTTCACCAGCTCCTATGCTTTTGGCAGCGAACACGGTGAAGGTATTGGCGTACCCGGCTGGGGCGGCATCACAAACGTGTGGACACCAGCTTCTTTTGACCTCAGCGCTTATGTAGGTCAGAGCGTAAAAATCCGCTTCGCTTTTGCCAGCGATCCTGCTTACAACACCTCAGATCAACCTGATATGTTTGGTTTCATGGTGGACGATATCGCTTTTGGCGGCTACAGCAACAATGGCGTGGACGACGGCCAAATGACCTGGAGCAGCCTGGTACCTCTGGGCGGACAGCTATGGCACGTTGCTACCGACACTACCGCTCCATCACCTACACATATAATGAAGAACCAAAATACCAACGGTACTTACAATCCCAACATGTACGACTACATTATAAGCCCCTCGATTACTCTGCCCAACAGTGGGGACATCAGAGCTGATTTTATGATTATGGGCAATTTTGAAGATCCTGATTACAGCAGTACTGCTCCCCTGTCTATCCTGGATTACTGGGGCTGGGAAATCTCTCCGGACAACGGCAACACTTGGACTGCCATGAGCAATCCTTATGCCGATCCCAATGGCAATAACTATGTATATGTCGACGCTCCTGATGCCTGGATTTCAGCAGTTTCTGTCTATTCTCTGGATGGATACATCAGCGATTTCGCTGGCCAAACTGTTAAATTCCGCTGGTACTTCAAATCTGATGGCGATGCCCCTCAAGGTACCGGTATCATGATCGACGATTTCACTATTTACAACGACATCTTTATCGCACCTCCTGAAGACTTGTTGGCTGAAGTAGTCGATAACGACGTGACATTATCCTGGAACGCTCCTGGTAGCGGTGGCGGCGGTGGAGAAGAAGGCTGGATCCATTATGACGGCGATAACTATGACGCCATTGGAACTGATGACATCGCTGACTTCAGCGTAGCTGCAAAGTGGGATCCCCTGGGAGAAGTAAACAGTATCTACCCATATGTGGGCATGAACATCACTAAAATCCAATTCTGGCCGAACGAAGCCAACTGCGAGTATTCAGTACGCCTTTGGACCGGTGGCGCCGCTACTTTGGTAGTGGATCAGGCAGTACCCACTGTTACTATCGGAGCATGGAATGAAATCACTCTAGCTACTCCTTACACCATTCCCGCAAGTACCGCAATCTGGGCAGGTTATCGCTGCAACACTCAAGCTGGTCATCCCGCAGGTATCGACGATGGCTCTGCTACAGTGGAAGGTTATGGAAACTGGATCAATATGGGAAGCTGGTCCACTCTTACTTCCATGGCAGATATTCAAGGTAACTGGAATATCAGAGTATATGTAGCCGATGCTGAAGGCCGCGAATATGTGTTGGGCGAACTTCCTGAAACTCCCGGTTTTGCCAATGGTGAATTTACCAGAGCCAACCTCAACCGCAATCATCGCGATGTTGGCAGCTATAAAATCTACCGTGACGGAGTATTTGTAAGCGAAGTACCGGGAACTGTAACCCAGTACACCGATACCGATGTTCCCGGCGGAGCTCATAACTACTATGTAACAGCTATGTACGATGGAAACGAATCAACCGCTTCAAACACCCAAGTGGTATTCATTATTCCTGAGGATCATGTTGAGGCTGCTAATGACGATGGTACTGCCGAGGCTGGCTTGAATGTAGGTTCCTCCAGACAGATGGCAGTTTTGCACAGTGAATACTCCGGTTCTCCTGTAACCATCAAATATGTGAAGATATATGTGGAAACCCTTAGCACTGCTCAATTCGTAATTCGCATATTCGAGAAAGACCCCACTACCGGACTTCCCGGAAACCTG
This window encodes:
- a CDS encoding ABC transporter ATP-binding protein, whose protein sequence is MRTFDTILPYLKKSYAQITGGIIMLILVDVVQLITPKVMQYAIDNIQARTIDETGLGLIALIIIGLSFAVMILRFFWRLLIIGNSHRIEKGLRQDFYDHLLKLSQNFFNKSKIGDLMAYATNDLNSVRMLLGMGLIAAMDIVLMTIASFSFMVSIDLRLTLLAIIPMPILSITIAYFGKKMHKRFTLVQASFATMSGKIQESISGIRIVKAFGQEKTELERIDEVGKDFMNQNISMAKIAGFFHPFQGFIIACSMIITLYFGGRAAIRGDITIGGFIAFFQYLGMLVWPMIAIGWIVDMYQRGTASLKRLNEIFEVVPEIDDKLANPSIQKLEGNITVKNFSFRYAEDLPLIFKDISFGIEAGKTLAIVGPTGCGKTSLIELLVRIYNPPKNSIYIDENEIYRIPLEVLRRDMVLVPQDIFLFSDTIANNIRLGNPSKPMEAVYTAAKIASVYEEIMDFDHQFDTMVGERGITLSGGQKQRVAISRALLTDPQILILDDALSAVDTKTERQILECLIQARRGKTTIIIAHRISSIQHADRIIVLADGVIKERGNHDSLLRAGGIYRDLYEKQRIRAKLEDEEAGQ
- a CDS encoding ABC transporter ATP-binding protein, whose translation is MMHGQGHGGVSSDEIKGKIYDRRLYGKMAHYLKPYLKWVIISFLVLMLVTLAELILPLIQSTAIDDHIVSDRSIAIFSDDAMYENFMDRYKVLKLKEYSHNNVHFVVISAEDRNKMDHPYLESLEEQGYISPHTVYLVDDNPTNEALLSKYMEQDENPEDGIQELAGFFRIGDSKIAVSRDKMMELPRNERLKVRQDSSTALLWLSLLFLGIIIIRFISGYIQAVMTTTFAQKAINDLRHDVYAHLQKMPTQFFDKNPVGRLVTRVTNDIRAIDEMLASGVITIIQDIILIIAIVALMLVLNWQLALVSMTILPLVIWVIAIFRSKTRVLYREVRKYLAQLNATLAEHIAGQKIIQLFNQYSNKRDEFSSINQTYFLTSMKQLKLFAFFRPVIHVSSQIAVGIIIWYGGGQILHNAITIGLLMAFTQYIRKLFEPINDFSEKFNVLQGALASAERIFDLMELEPDDYREHLVTGKKLEGEIEFQNVWLAYNDEEWVLKDISFKIAPGEKIALVGHTGSGKTSIVNLILGMYPYQKGRILIDGKELKDYGLKDIRSNVGIVQQDVFIFSGNISENIALNNTDMSKDEIRQVATYVNADKFISQLPHKYDEPVMERGATLSTGQRQLIAFARVLAYNPSIFILDEATSNIDTETELLIQDALEKIIKDRTSIIIAHRLSTIQHVDRIIVLHKGKIVEEGSHFELLDKKGLYYDLYRLQYT
- a CDS encoding T9SS type A sorting domain-containing protein is translated as MKKHWLVILALMLLVSSAFAYEVVAYQEDFESDLDGWVLYDGTESPNNWHIYDDGGTQGNSWWMGDPALASGTNIGGYYDHQYLVLDTPARTLSAANATLTFKMKLGLEDVGGTGDYNGWDSANIRVSTDNGATWTVIAGTPAYHFTSSYAFGSEHGEGIGVPGWGGITNVWTPASFDLSAYVGQSVKIRFAFASDPAYNTSDQPDMFGFMVDDIAFGGYSNNGVDDGQMTWSSLVPLGGQLWHVATDTTAPSPTHIMKNQNTNGTYNPNMYDYIISPSITLPNSGDIRADFMIMGNFEDPDYSSTAPLSILDYWGWEISPDNGNTWTAMSNPYADPNGNNYVYVDAPDAWISAVSVYSLDGYISDFAGQTVKFRWYFKSDGDAPQGTGIMIDDFTIYNDIFIAPPEDLLAEVVDNDVTLSWNAPGSGGGGGEEGWIHYDGDNYDAIGTDDIADFSVAAKWDPLGEVNSIYPYVGMNITKIQFWPNEANCEYSVRLWTGGAATLVVDQAVPTVTIGAWNEITLATPYTIPASTAIWAGYRCNTQAGHPAGIDDGSATVEGYGNWINMGSWSTLTSMADIQGNWNIRVYVADAEGREYVLGELPETPGFANGEFTRANLNRNHRDVGSYKIYRDGVFVSEVPGTVTQYTDTDVPGGAHNYYVTAMYDGNESTASNTQVVFIIPEDHVEAANDDGTAEAGLNVGSSRQMAVLHSEYSGSPVTIKYVKIYVETLSTAQFVIRIFEKDPTTGLPGNLIGDQIQFPAASVVSGWNYITVPGERVAENGEFFIGLLETPNHSAIGVDTSTNGFSYTNLGSGWNVYEDGEIMIRAIVQVGSSNPEGVSPVLTLSASNYPNPFNPETTISFTVPQNGQTSVKIFNLKGQEVRSLLNKEMPAGSSTIVWNGTDDSGKNVASGLYFVRVQNNCKAVTRKMLLSK